A genomic window from Bacillus sp. BGMRC 2118 includes:
- a CDS encoding VOC family protein, translated as MKNSFLDEIHYIRIPVKNLEQSIDWYTETLGFQLRFSQKDLAVLALQSGALYVLVKADRDSRGHFTVNGQPVFSVGFTTKRISEFHEYLITKNVSVESIQENEGHHYFHFYDLNGNKLQVHN; from the coding sequence GTGAAAAATAGTTTTTTAGATGAAATTCACTATATTAGAATTCCAGTAAAAAATCTTGAACAATCCATAGATTGGTATACAGAAACGTTAGGCTTTCAATTAAGGTTTAGCCAAAAAGATTTGGCTGTTTTAGCCCTCCAATCAGGAGCTCTTTATGTACTGGTAAAAGCAGACCGTGATTCTAGAGGACATTTTACTGTTAATGGACAGCCTGTATTTTCGGTTGGTTTTACCACAAAAAGAATTAGCGAATTTCACGAATACTTAATAACTAAAAATGTATCAGTAGAATCCATCCAAGAAAACGAAGGACATCACTACTTTCATTTTTACGACCTAAACGGAAACAAACTCCAAGTACATAATTAA